In Pseudomonas deceptionensis, a single window of DNA contains:
- a CDS encoding phage holin family protein, with product MTDESGSPRSSPRRLGAAFLGLLHSHVELLGIELQEQKARTVSLLLFAGLALVFGLLLLIGLSALVMILLWDSYRLSGILGLCLFYTLAAVFCGLRLKAAVFDESSPFNATLEELAKDRERLLP from the coding sequence ATGACAGACGAATCCGGTTCCCCCCGTTCTTCACCGCGGCGCCTGGGTGCCGCGTTCCTGGGTCTGTTGCACAGCCATGTCGAACTGCTGGGCATCGAATTGCAAGAGCAGAAGGCGCGCACGGTCAGCCTGTTGTTGTTTGCCGGGTTGGCACTGGTGTTCGGGCTGTTGCTGCTGATCGGGCTATCGGCGCTGGTGATGATTTTGCTCTGGGACAGTTACCGCCTGAGCGGCATCCTCGGGCTTTGCCTGTTTTATACGCTGGCCGCTGTTTTCTGCGGGCTGCGCCTTAAAGCTGCGGTGTTCGATGAGTCCTCTCCTTTCAACGCCACGCTCGAAGAGCTGGCCAAAGACCGCGAGCGTTTGCTGCCATGA
- a CDS encoding DUF883 family protein, whose product MARKTAKNAQEILMADFQALVLDTERLLEHTASLAGDQVEELRAQIKDSLFKARETLEETKGTLQDRGQAAVVATEDYVQANPWQSVGIAAGVGFLIGLLATRR is encoded by the coding sequence ATGGCCCGCAAAACAGCAAAGAATGCTCAAGAAATACTGATGGCCGATTTCCAGGCTCTGGTGCTCGACACCGAAAGGTTGCTGGAGCACACCGCCTCGCTGGCCGGTGATCAGGTTGAGGAGCTGCGCGCCCAGATCAAGGACAGCCTGTTTAAAGCCCGTGAAACACTGGAAGAAACCAAGGGCACTTTGCAGGACCGTGGCCAGGCCGCCGTGGTGGCTACTGAAGATTACGTTCAGGCAAATCCTTGGCAGTCCGTGGGTATCGCGGCTGGCGTGGGTTTTTTGATTGGCCTGCTGGCAACTCGGCGCTGA
- a CDS encoding cation:proton antiporter, translated as MFANLLIILASSLVVIALFRRLKLPPVLGYLCVGLLVGPTALDWINDSPNLPDLAELGVVFLLFSLGLEFSLPKMLKLRRVVFGLGSLQVLCCGAALGGLLYAFGMSVNGAFLLGAGLALSSTAIVSKELTSLGEIFSRHGQNAIGVLLFQDVVAVLLLTLVPVFAGSSDQAWYWALPITLGKTVILFFGLLLASRFLLPRLFHEVAASRSAELFVLLALVIVLLTAWLTHLLGLSPALGAFLAGMLLGESHYRHQIEADIRPFRDILLGLFFVSIGMLIDLQLFVHDGFLILGLTLALMLIKGAIVALLVKLRGSDGETAWRSGLALAQGGEFCFALMAQMQLNSLIPPEMAGYLLAATFCSMVLTPLLLRAAPKIAASLHRQSYEEAELEEITVQNAELHGHVVMCGYGRVGQSIGRFLRSENIEFVALDCDPDRIQEASTEEKNVHYGDARRGDLLRAVGLDRARLLVIAVDNTEVAMRVLEEARLITIEVPVLVRTRDDSQLAELKAAGATEVVPELLESSLMLASHALIMLGLPDKVVQRRVDEVRHDRYHLLEGCFETEDPRDAPTPREND; from the coding sequence GTGTTTGCCAATCTGTTAATCATCCTTGCCTCGTCATTGGTGGTAATCGCTCTGTTTCGGCGCCTGAAATTACCGCCGGTGCTGGGCTACTTGTGTGTCGGCCTGCTGGTGGGCCCAACCGCCCTGGACTGGATCAATGACAGCCCGAACCTGCCTGACCTGGCGGAACTGGGGGTCGTGTTCTTGCTGTTTTCCCTGGGGCTGGAATTCTCGCTGCCCAAGATGCTCAAGCTGCGCCGGGTGGTGTTTGGCCTAGGGAGCCTGCAGGTGCTGTGCTGTGGCGCCGCACTGGGCGGCTTGCTGTATGCATTCGGGATGAGCGTCAACGGCGCATTCTTGCTCGGTGCCGGGCTTGCCCTGTCGTCCACCGCGATCGTCAGCAAGGAACTCACCAGCCTGGGTGAGATCTTCAGTCGCCACGGCCAGAACGCAATCGGGGTGTTGCTGTTCCAGGACGTCGTCGCGGTGCTGTTGCTCACCCTGGTGCCCGTATTCGCAGGCAGCAGCGATCAGGCCTGGTATTGGGCCTTGCCGATTACCTTGGGCAAGACGGTCATTCTATTTTTCGGGCTGCTGCTTGCCAGCCGCTTCCTGCTGCCTCGCCTGTTCCACGAAGTGGCCGCGTCACGCTCCGCCGAGCTGTTCGTCCTGCTGGCCCTGGTGATCGTACTGCTCACCGCCTGGCTTACTCACCTGCTCGGCTTGTCGCCCGCGCTGGGCGCCTTTTTGGCGGGGATGCTACTGGGTGAAAGCCACTACCGGCATCAGATCGAGGCCGATATCCGGCCATTCCGGGACATCCTGCTGGGCCTGTTCTTCGTCAGCATCGGCATGCTGATTGACCTCCAACTGTTCGTTCACGACGGCTTCCTGATTCTGGGCCTGACCCTGGCCCTGATGCTGATCAAGGGCGCCATCGTCGCGCTCCTGGTCAAACTGCGCGGCAGCGACGGTGAAACCGCCTGGCGCAGCGGCCTGGCCCTGGCTCAGGGCGGCGAGTTCTGCTTTGCCCTGATGGCGCAAATGCAACTCAACTCGTTGATCCCGCCTGAAATGGCTGGCTACCTGCTGGCGGCCACCTTCTGCTCGATGGTGCTGACACCGCTGCTGTTGAGGGCCGCACCGAAAATCGCCGCCAGCTTGCACCGCCAGTCATATGAAGAGGCCGAACTGGAAGAAATCACCGTACAAAATGCCGAGCTGCACGGCCATGTGGTGATGTGCGGCTATGGCCGCGTCGGTCAGTCCATCGGCCGTTTCCTGCGCAGTGAGAACATAGAGTTTGTCGCCCTGGACTGCGACCCCGACCGCATCCAGGAAGCTTCAACAGAGGAGAAGAACGTGCATTACGGTGACGCCCGCCGTGGTGATTTGCTGCGCGCCGTCGGCCTGGATCGTGCGCGACTGCTGGTGATTGCCGTAGACAACACCGAGGTTGCCATGCGGGTGCTCGAAGAGGCACGCCTGATCACCATCGAGGTTCCCGTCCTGGTCAGAACCCGCGATGACAGCCAGCTCGCAGAGCTCAAGGCTGCGGGGGCGACTGAAGTGGTGCCCGAACTGCTGGAGTCGAGCCTTATGCTCGCTTCCCACGCGTTGATCATGCTTGGGCTGCCAGACAAAGTCGTGCAACGACGGGTGGATGAAGTGCGCCATGATCGCTATCACTTGCTCGAAGGCTGCTTTGAAACGGAAGACCCGCGTGATGCACCAACCCCCCGCGAAAATGATTGA
- a CDS encoding glutaredoxin family protein, whose protein sequence is MPPECQLFGTLGCHLCELAEAILMPLVEHGLMVELVDIADSESMFETYGLRIPALRRVDTGAELDWPFDTEQVVNFLG, encoded by the coding sequence ATGCCTCCCGAATGTCAACTGTTCGGCACCTTGGGTTGCCACCTGTGTGAACTGGCCGAGGCGATTCTGATGCCTCTGGTCGAGCATGGGCTGATGGTTGAGCTGGTCGATATTGCCGACAGCGAATCGATGTTTGAAACCTACGGTTTACGTATTCCTGCACTGCGCCGCGTCGATACGGGCGCGGAACTGGACTGGCCGTTTGATACTGAGCAGGTGGTGAACTTTCTCGGATAA
- a CDS encoding pseudouridine synthase: protein MSTQPFNAAEHQASTLYLPPGTWLTVLDCLCEHFRAISREQWLDRIARGRVLDANGAPISLQLAYKEGLRIHYFREVPNETPIPVQETILYADEHLVVADKPHFLPVTPAGEYVEQTLLRRLIRTLDNPHLVPLHRIDRHTAGLVLFSANPDSRSAYQSLFPTRKIDKCYEAIARALPDLELPRVHKSRLVEGEPFFRMQEGPGASNTETLVDVSEKNGELWRYALYPVTGKKHQLRVHMAALGAGICNDPFYPDVIKDAVDDYANPLKLLARSLRFVDPLSGEERYFESRIHLDW from the coding sequence ATGTCGACCCAGCCTTTCAACGCCGCCGAGCATCAAGCCAGCACTTTGTACCTGCCGCCGGGTACGTGGCTGACGGTGCTCGATTGTCTGTGTGAGCACTTTCGCGCCATCAGCCGCGAACAGTGGCTCGACCGTATCGCCCGTGGTCGGGTGCTGGACGCCAATGGCGCGCCGATCAGCCTGCAGTTGGCGTACAAGGAAGGCCTGCGCATTCACTACTTTCGTGAAGTGCCCAACGAAACGCCGATCCCGGTGCAGGAGACCATCCTGTATGCGGATGAGCATTTGGTGGTGGCGGACAAGCCGCACTTCCTGCCTGTGACCCCGGCGGGAGAGTACGTTGAGCAAACGCTGTTGCGGCGCTTGATCCGGACCCTGGATAACCCGCACCTGGTGCCCCTGCACAGGATCGATCGCCACACGGCAGGCCTGGTGCTGTTCTCTGCCAACCCGGACAGTCGTTCCGCGTATCAGTCGTTATTCCCTACGCGAAAAATCGACAAATGCTACGAAGCCATCGCTCGGGCCTTGCCGGATCTGGAGCTGCCGCGGGTGCACAAAAGCCGTTTGGTGGAGGGCGAACCGTTTTTCCGCATGCAAGAAGGACCGGGGGCCAGCAACACTGAAACCCTGGTGGATGTGAGTGAGAAAAACGGTGAGCTGTGGCGCTATGCGCTGTACCCCGTGACCGGCAAAAAACATCAGCTGCGGGTCCACATGGCGGCACTGGGGGCGGGAATTTGCAATGACCCGTTCTACCCCGACGTGATCAAGGACGCCGTCGATGACTATGCCAACCCGCTAAAACTGCTGGCCCGCAGCTTGCGCTTTGTCGACCCGCTGAGTGGCGAAGAGCGGTACTTTGAAAGCCGGATTCACCTGGACTGGTGA
- a CDS encoding YgdI/YgdR family lipoprotein has product MTHRTLAALMLAAGLAALAGCASPSVITLNDGREIQTVDSPKYDDASGFYQFKQLDGKDTRINKDQIRTVKEL; this is encoded by the coding sequence ATGACTCATCGGACTCTCGCAGCCCTAATGCTCGCTGCTGGCCTGGCCGCCCTTGCCGGTTGCGCGTCGCCATCCGTGATCACACTCAACGACGGCCGTGAAATCCAGACAGTCGACTCACCCAAGTACGATGACGCTTCGGGCTTCTACCAGTTCAAACAATTGGATGGCAAAGATACCCGTATCAACAAAGACCAGATTCGTACCGTTAAAGAGCTGTAA
- the mobA gene encoding molybdenum cofactor guanylyltransferase MobA, with product MSVFQCSVLLLAGGRGQRMGGQDKGLVLWQGQPLIAFAQRVVRPLTDDLIISCNRNREHYARYADRLVSDGNEDFDGPVAGIRAGLAAARHSHLLVLPCDVPNIDSNLLDALLGTAREHPGQPVMVRHGEHWEPLLCVIPTALAPAFEAAWQAGERSPRKIMLQLNARAWQCAENDPRLTNFNTADFLK from the coding sequence ATGAGCGTGTTTCAATGTTCCGTTTTGCTGCTGGCGGGTGGTCGCGGTCAGCGCATGGGCGGTCAGGACAAAGGTCTGGTGTTATGGCAGGGCCAGCCGCTGATAGCGTTCGCACAGCGCGTTGTGCGCCCCCTGACAGATGACCTGATCATTTCGTGCAATCGCAACCGCGAACACTACGCACGCTATGCCGACCGGCTGGTCAGTGATGGCAATGAAGATTTTGACGGGCCTGTGGCGGGCATCCGCGCGGGGCTGGCGGCAGCCCGGCATTCTCACCTGCTGGTGTTGCCCTGTGATGTGCCCAATATCGACAGCAACTTGCTCGACGCCCTGCTTGGCACCGCCCGCGAACACCCCGGGCAACCGGTGATGGTGCGCCATGGCGAGCATTGGGAACCGCTCCTGTGCGTGATCCCGACCGCCCTGGCCCCGGCATTCGAGGCGGCTTGGCAGGCGGGCGAGCGTAGCCCGCGCAAGATCATGCTCCAGCTCAATGCACGGGCCTGGCAATGCGCCGAAAATGACCCGCGACTGACCAATTTCAATACCGCGGACTTCCTGAAATAA
- the moaB gene encoding molybdenum cofactor biosynthesis protein B: MKAKVDAPFVPLNIAVLTVSDTRTLETDTSGQVFVDRLNVAGHNLAARVLLKDDLYKIRAQVANWIADDEVQVVLITGGTGFTARDSTPEAVSCLLDKQVDGFGELFRQISVADIGTSTVQSRALAGLANGTLVCCLPGSTNAVRTGWDGILAEQLDSRHRPCNFVAHLKQVAACESRG; encoded by the coding sequence ATGAAAGCCAAGGTTGATGCCCCTTTCGTACCTTTGAACATCGCTGTTTTGACCGTCAGTGACACCCGCACCCTGGAAACCGACACCTCGGGCCAGGTCTTTGTCGACCGCCTGAATGTTGCCGGGCACAACCTGGCCGCACGGGTGCTGCTCAAGGATGACCTCTACAAGATCCGCGCCCAGGTCGCGAACTGGATTGCCGATGACGAAGTTCAAGTGGTGCTGATTACCGGTGGCACCGGGTTTACAGCGCGCGACAGCACGCCTGAAGCCGTGAGTTGCTTGCTGGATAAACAGGTGGATGGTTTTGGCGAGCTGTTCCGTCAAATCTCGGTGGCCGATATTGGCACTTCGACCGTGCAGTCCCGGGCCCTGGCCGGTTTGGCCAACGGTACGCTGGTGTGCTGCCTGCCGGGTTCGACCAACGCAGTTCGTACCGGCTGGGACGGGATTTTGGCCGAGCAGCTGGATTCGCGTCATCGGCCGTGCAATTTTGTCGCCCATCTGAAGCAGGTAGCGGCCTGTGAATCCCGTGGGTAA
- the glp gene encoding gephyrin-like molybdotransferase Glp, with the protein MNPVGKPGRTGELMPVEVALARLLALAEAAPIQGTESVLLAASEGRVLAHDLVSGLDLPPWPNSAMDGYALNVADWSGEPLTVSQRIFAGTAPEPLAPGTCARIFTGAPVPAGADCVEMQENAQVQADGRIIFTEALHAGQNIRPQGQETTVGEVVLPAGTRLGPIEQGLAASLGCAGLQVVRRVKVAVLSTGDELVEPGQPLGPGQIYNSNRVLLCSWLTRMGCEVVDAGILPDDLPATRQRLGELGEVDLILSTGGVSVGEADFLGIALREEGELALWKLAIKPGKPLTCGHFRGVPVIGLPGNPASTLVTFALLARPYLLRLQGVQTVEPLKFQVPAGFVWPKPGNRREYLRARLEQGRAVIYKNQSSGVLRSAAWAEGLVEVLEERTLAEGDWVGFIPLSEVLG; encoded by the coding sequence GTGAATCCCGTGGGTAAGCCGGGTCGTACGGGCGAGTTGATGCCGGTTGAAGTGGCGTTGGCGCGACTGCTGGCGCTTGCTGAAGCTGCGCCGATCCAGGGCACCGAATCGGTGCTCCTGGCCGCGAGTGAAGGCCGGGTGCTGGCCCATGACCTGGTTTCTGGTCTTGACCTGCCGCCATGGCCCAACAGTGCCATGGACGGCTATGCGCTGAATGTGGCCGACTGGTCAGGCGAGCCGTTAACGGTCAGCCAGCGCATTTTTGCTGGCACCGCCCCCGAGCCTTTGGCTCCAGGGACCTGCGCCCGGATCTTCACCGGCGCGCCGGTGCCGGCGGGTGCGGACTGCGTCGAGATGCAGGAAAACGCCCAGGTACAGGCTGACGGTCGAATCATCTTTACCGAAGCCTTGCATGCAGGTCAGAACATTCGGCCTCAAGGGCAGGAAACCACAGTTGGCGAAGTTGTCCTGCCGGCGGGTACCCGCTTGGGGCCGATCGAGCAGGGGCTGGCAGCCTCCTTGGGGTGCGCCGGGCTGCAAGTGGTTCGGCGGGTCAAGGTTGCGGTGTTGTCGACGGGCGACGAGTTGGTCGAGCCCGGGCAGCCGCTGGGACCGGGGCAAATCTACAACAGCAACCGCGTGTTGCTTTGCAGTTGGCTGACCCGTATGGGTTGCGAGGTTGTGGACGCGGGTATTTTGCCCGACGACTTGCCTGCGACCCGTCAGCGCCTGGGAGAGCTGGGGGAGGTTGATCTGATTTTGTCCACGGGTGGCGTGTCGGTGGGCGAGGCGGATTTTCTGGGCATTGCGTTGCGCGAAGAAGGCGAGCTGGCCTTGTGGAAGCTGGCAATCAAGCCGGGCAAACCCCTGACCTGCGGCCATTTTCGTGGCGTGCCGGTGATCGGCTTGCCGGGCAATCCGGCGTCGACCCTGGTGACTTTCGCGCTGCTGGCACGACCTTACCTGCTGCGCCTTCAGGGCGTTCAAACCGTCGAGCCGCTGAAATTCCAGGTGCCGGCCGGGTTCGTCTGGCCCAAGCCGGGCAATCGCCGAGAATACCTGCGCGCCCGGCTGGAACAGGGCCGTGCAGTGATTTACAAAAACCAGAGCTCGGGTGTCTTGCGCAGCGCGGCCTGGGCAGAAGGGCTGGTGGAAGTGCTCGAGGAGCGCACGCTGGCTGAAGGCGACTGGGTGGGGTTTATCCCGTTGAGTGAAGTGCTGGGCTGA
- a CDS encoding mannose-1-phosphate guanylyltransferase/mannose-6-phosphate isomerase produces the protein MSTLVPCIIAGGAGTRLWPVSREALPKPFMCLPDGESLLQKTFRRAIGLEDVGQLLTVTNRDVFFRTLDEYRPMNSCAVELDFILEPFGRNTAPAIAAAALHVARRYGEDAHLLVLPADHLITDIAAFASAVDSARRLADQGWLVTFGLLPTRAETGFGYIEKGQALGSNGFTVAQFVEKPDTQTARHYLDGGRHLWNSGMFCMRADSVLAEFKTHAPQVLDAVIHCLEHSQAFEGKQQRHLELDSQRFAQVPDISIDYALMEHSQKVAVVPCQLGWSDIGSWEAVRQLSPADANGNQCNGENVLYDVHNCYIDSPKRLVGGVGLNDLIIIDTADALLVADARRSQDVRHIAEALKRQGHDAYRLHRTVTRPWGTYTVLEEGPGFKIKRIVVKPEAALSLQVHQHRSEHWIVVSGTAQVTNGELDFALATNESTFIKPGSPHRLSNAGQVDLVMIEVQSGEYVGEDDIVRLTDIYGRAPITD, from the coding sequence ATGAGCACACTCGTTCCCTGCATCATCGCCGGTGGCGCTGGCACCCGGCTATGGCCAGTGTCGCGTGAGGCCCTGCCCAAGCCATTTATGTGCCTGCCCGATGGCGAGAGCCTGCTGCAAAAGACCTTTCGCCGAGCCATTGGCCTGGAGGACGTCGGCCAGCTGCTGACCGTGACCAATCGTGACGTGTTTTTCCGCACGCTGGACGAGTACCGTCCGATGAACAGCTGCGCGGTCGAGCTGGACTTCATTCTTGAACCCTTCGGTCGCAACACCGCACCAGCCATAGCCGCTGCCGCTTTGCACGTAGCTCGACGTTATGGCGAGGACGCGCACCTGCTGGTACTGCCCGCCGATCACCTGATTACCGACATTGCAGCCTTCGCCAGCGCCGTGGACAGCGCCCGGCGACTGGCGGACCAGGGCTGGCTGGTGACCTTCGGTCTTCTGCCAACCCGGGCTGAAACCGGTTTTGGCTACATCGAAAAAGGCCAGGCGCTAGGCAGTAACGGGTTTACCGTCGCGCAGTTCGTGGAAAAGCCCGACACCCAAACGGCCCGGCACTACCTGGACGGTGGCCGGCACCTGTGGAACAGCGGCATGTTCTGCATGCGTGCCGACAGTGTGCTGGCCGAATTCAAAACCCATGCCCCCCAGGTTCTGGATGCCGTGATCCACTGCCTTGAACACAGCCAGGCGTTTGAAGGCAAGCAGCAGCGTCATCTCGAGCTGGACAGCCAGCGCTTTGCCCAGGTACCCGATATCTCCATCGATTACGCGCTGATGGAGCACTCGCAGAAGGTCGCCGTGGTGCCCTGTCAGTTGGGCTGGAGCGATATTGGCTCATGGGAGGCAGTACGCCAGTTGAGCCCGGCAGACGCCAATGGCAACCAGTGCAACGGCGAAAATGTGCTGTACGACGTGCATAACTGCTACATCGACTCGCCTAAACGTCTGGTGGGCGGGGTAGGCCTCAATGACCTGATCATTATCGACACGGCGGACGCCCTGCTCGTGGCCGACGCCAGGCGCAGCCAGGACGTCAGGCATATCGCCGAGGCGCTCAAGCGCCAGGGCCACGACGCTTATCGCTTGCACCGTACCGTGACGCGCCCGTGGGGTACTTACACCGTGCTCGAAGAAGGCCCGGGGTTCAAAATCAAGCGCATCGTGGTCAAGCCTGAGGCCGCGCTGTCCTTGCAGGTTCACCAGCACCGCAGCGAACACTGGATCGTGGTCAGCGGTACGGCGCAAGTGACCAATGGCGAGCTCGATTTCGCTCTCGCCACCAACGAGTCCACCTTTATTAAACCCGGCAGCCCCCACCGCCTGAGCAACGCCGGGCAGGTTGATCTGGTGATGATTGAAGTGCAAAGCGGCGAGTACGTGGGTGAAGACGATATCGTGCGCCTGACCGACATCTATGGCCGGGCGCCGATCACTGACTGA